The nucleotide sequence TATTCAAGTATTCACTTATATATTCATCTACTCATGTGTCAGGAAAACATCATACTCTATATTAATTTTCCAGCAATTAACAGTTATTGGTTAAACATGTATAATGTAATATgatgtatatagtatatattggTACATAAGGACATAAGTAGTTTTCAGAAATTAATGTACTTTTTTCCTAGACACCAAAATTGTTACTGCTGATCAAAGAAATGTTAGTTAAACTTGTAACTGTAACTGTTTACAAGTTAAAGTTTAAAGTATAGTACTGTATACTATAAACCTTTGCCACTGTTATGAGCTAGTAAAACTGAAGAGATGTCATAGTTGGAAAAGGCATAAAAGGATTCTGTGCTTGCTCCAGAATGTGACTTAAATTAATGGATTTTCCAAAATCCCCTTGGCCCATATGGCTACAATGAATCATCCCCAAAGTGAGTTCCCATGTTCGTCTGTAATGTGAAAAGGGTGGGCGTTCTCACTGGGGTCTGACTTTGAGGACTTTATTTCCTATTGTGATATGGAATAGTGCTAATTTAAGAAATACTGTGTACATAATCCAAAAATAGTTTAATGATCACGTGGAAAGGAAATGGACATGGTATAGTGATATGGAGCTCATGTAGACATCTGAAATTTGTCAGTATGTGACATCACTTTTATAGAGTGTTGCTAATTTTATTTGGTGGTGTGCTTTACATGGGTGTCTTTAACCTCAAAATCTTTTTTGTCTGGTAAGTGGTTCACGTCAAACACGCAACCATTTAATTATTACCTTTGTGTTGTAGTACTTTTGGGAAAAgcatattcttttattttacattaatctATGTGATTAATTCCAAGTGGTTGCTTTTTATCTCCGAGTCATAGTGTACAGCTCCAGGTACAGACAAGAATGTCGAGTCACTGCCAAATTATTATTCCACACAAACTGTTGCCCAAAATGTGACACATAACACAGTTGCCTACATTATATATCAGTCCTGTTTTTCTCATCATTGTGTCACCAGACGCTCAGTCATCTAAGAGAACTCAGGCCTCTCAAGAACCTCTCCATGAGCATCTGCCCTGGAATGCTATATCCTCTACTATAAACTATAACTACTAATACAAACCTTTACTGGAGGATCCAGCCAGTGAGATAAGCTTGAGCCAGAAACTTACtaagtttcatttcatttcattcagtgTGATCTCTGATCCTTAACAAAAAGAATACTTATTTATGACAAAGAATAGTTTAATTAGAATATtgttaatacacattaaaatacaCATATGTGTAATGTATCATATCTGTTTTTTTCATCCATGTAATTTATAGTATTTAAGTTTACAGTTTGCAGGATATCTGCTTTCCCTAGTCTGGCATCAAGACAATACGTAAtcattgtttgtgtgtataatttaACATATTGAGTGGATGTAGTGAAgtatttagtaatttaattagGAAGCGCATGCAAAAGGTTCACTGACTGCCAAGTCCTTGGCCCCAGTGAATCTTTTAGTTGAGTGCATATGACTCAGTTTTGTCTACAGTCTCGATTTTTTCATGTCTGTGTGAAGTAAAGTGAAAGCAGAGGAGGAGGGATGAAGCAGActggaaagacagacagatatgacTTCACAACTTCCGTTTGCTGGAGAGGCGGAGTCCTGAGTTATTTAAATAGCAGAGAAATTTGCTGAGACTCAGTTCATGCTTGACAGGCAGATCCAGAAGACAATCTGCAAGGCTGAATTGTTGGAAGagcctaaaaaaaaatactttcagGTAATGATTTTGATTTGCATACAGTGTTTTGTTCTGAAGTATGCTTTGGTATTTTAATATGTttgcatattttaaaaatgcctCAAGCTACTTGTATTGCCAAGTTTACTTTGCTGTCCTGTCAGTTAATGAATGATAGAAAAGGGGAACCAGCTTACACGTAATATTGTGAAGTTGATTGTTTGGCAATCTATACAGAGAATAAAATTTTATCTGCATATATTTTACCTATGTTGGTTATGGAAATATTTATAGCACTATTTAACTATTCCAGAACTATtgaaatctaaatctaaaatatGATAAAACTGTTATAGCTAAGTAATAACTTTGGTAGCAGAGAAAAGTGTTATGAATTAATAGCCAAGCTCATGTTACCAATCACCTCAATGTACCATGTTTCATTCCTCAATGTCACCTAGATTTcgaaaaataattttaattttatgtatgtatatatatatatatatatatatatatatatatatatatatatatatatatatatatatatatatatatatatatatatatataagactgTGGACAGCTACAATGCTTTTGAGACGGAAAGTACTTTCTTGGCATTGCAAGCACCGCTCATGTAACTGGACCAGTGTATTTTAGGACAGTTATGAATGAACCttttgagaaaaagaaaggtgAGTCAAGGCAGCCAAATGAAAACATGCCTTTTAAACCCTTTGTGGTTTGTAACCAAGTGGAAAAGTCAAACATACATATGCACTTAAGATTTTAACAGTTTTTCACTTGTAACATGTTATAATAATCTGTATTAGAGTTAAAGTGTAAAATGCAATGGAGAAGTAATAGTATGTTTTCAACTGACcacatttctttgtttgtttgaatttaGTATTAACTCTTGAATTAGCTAAAAGCTAAATAGCATGTTCTATCTCTCTTAATGCAGGATGCAGGGACTGTGTGTACTGATGATACTCACCTTTTGTGGGTCAGCTCTGGGTAACCATCTGCTGGAGCAGCAGACAGATTTTGGACTACGTGTGTTTTCAGAAGCTGCCCAATCCAATCCACATCAAAATCTCATTCTGTCTCCCTATGGCATCTCTTCAATGCTGGGGATGGCTCAGGTGGGAGCCTACGGTTCCACTTTACagactctaaaacaacacatgGGCTATTCTCTGCAAGGTAGGAATCAAGACAGTGGTCTAAAATATGATCAATTTGCAAATGTAGTAGGGCAATAATTTTATGTATTCCTCCAACTTCCTGCACTTTTTACATGTACAGATCGTGGAATGTCACGTAAACAGAGGCTTCTTCAGAGAGACCTGGCCAGTGAAGAGGGAGTGGAAGTAGCGAGTGCTGTAATGGTGGACAGAAAGGTAGTCTTGGAGAAACTCTTCCGACGTAGCCTTTTGAAGGCATTTCAGAGTGTGCCACACCAAGTGGACTTTAGTAATCCTGACACTGCCTTGAAGGTCATCAACTCTTGGATGTCAGAAAACACTGGaggtatgtttgtgtatgtgatgcAAATTTGGGAGCGGgattgattgtttattttaagtTCCTTCAAATAACTTTTAGGAATTAATATTCTTTCTAAAGCATTTGTTGATTATGCTTATAATAATTAAGtataattggtgtgtgtatggctgtgCAATTCTCATGGAACCCATTCAAGTTTTGAatttctccttcctcctctgcCTTTTCTGAGTAGGCATGATCCCAAATTTCCTACAATCTGGAGTGCTGAGTGACCAGACACGTTTGGTGCTGTTGAATGCTCTCCACTTCCATGGGCTTTGGAAGAACCCTTTTGACCCAAAGCTGACTGCAGAGGGCACCTTCCACACAGCTAATGGCAGTGAAGTGTCAGTGCCGATGATGAGATCAACACAGACGTTCAACTATGGTGAGTGTGAAAGATGTAATgataaatatatgaattaatGTATAAATTAACCTGGATGATAGATAAATAAGTGAGTAAACATATTAATGGACTGGTTAGTTTTAAGTTGTATTCAGCCAACAGTGTTTTAAGTATTgttttcatctctctccacccagGTGAGTTTGTTTCAGAAGAAGGCATTGAATATGATGTTATTGAGGTGCCATATGATGGGGACTCACTGAGCATGCTCATAATTTCATCATTCGAGAGGGATGTACCACTTTCTGCCTTAACCAAAGAGCTGTGCAGCAACAAAATCCAGGAATGGAGAGAGCAGTTGAGGAAGGTTAATCGAGAGCTGGTGATTCCAAggtaaaataaatgcattacaCAACAGGTATCTATTTCTGGTTTATTTTATGTAAGCCTAATACTGGTGTTTCCACCAACCTTATGTCCAGGTTTACCTTAGACACAGAAGTTGATCTGAAGTCAGCATTGAACAAGCTGGGTCTTGGTGAGATCTTCAGTAAAACCGCTGATTTCTCCCGCATTACTAGtaagtaaagaaaaatatacTCTTCATgcatttcatatatttattatttgcttTTAATAATTGATTTTCTCTTTTACCCTCAGCTGAAGAGCCTTTGTATGTATCGAAGATTTTACAGAGAGTAAAAATTGAGGTGAATGAAGAGGGAACCAAAGCATCTTCTGCTGGAGGTACAGATAACTTTCACTTAAATATATAGTTGTTTTGCTTCTTTAAACATAAGAACTGATAAAGAAGGTCACTCTTATCACTTATGTATATCTTTTTAGGTGTCATCATCTATGCTCGCATGGCCATAGGAGAACATATTTTGAACCGCCCATTCCTCTTTCTCATACAGCACAAGTCAACAGGTCAGATTGTTGTTGGGTTTTTGTCTATGGGATTTTGTAAAAAGTTTCTTGATGCCTATTCTGACATCTCTTTTGTATTCCACAGGTGCTGTGCTGTTCACAGGTCAGGTGAACCAACCTTAGAAGTATTAGCAATCCCAGAAGCATAAGATTACTGTCAAGATTACAAACAACAAGATTACTGTCACTGTCTTCAAAGAAATTACTACTGAGTCAGCGCAGGATTGGCAAAAAGATAAAGAGTTGATAATTTTACATGCATCCTGGAGAGCCCCCTAGAAAATGTACTTTGGAACCACAGCCTCCAAACAGTTTGACAAAGATTTTCTAAATTTAGGTCCTTTGTTTGACTGGAAATTTAGGTCTTGTATCTATCTCATCATTAAGCGGATATTATATACCAGTAAGGGCtgcatagtgtagtgtgtgtggtggatgacATTGTAAAAACTATGTAAATGAAGGAAAACACTGTTGTATgtttaaaaacagacagattTCTAAGGTTTTCATAAATTCATTATCCCtctaacttaaaaaaaaagaaaaagcagtattctaaaacaatattttttaccTGCAATCTGTTGTATAAAATTTGCAAGAGaatatatatagattatatgatgtttactttacatattatattcagtgcaaagctgtatttttttaaagattatatttatttctgtgtgaagtttttttatatacttttatgtGAAGATGGAATATTTGTATATGGATCgtactaaactaaaataaacattctttataaagaaaaaatcgGCGTGCTTCGTTGCTTCTTTTGGTGTTTCATTTGCAACTGAGGACACCTGGTGTTCATACAtttcatacagagagagagagagagagttatgggATGCGGTCTATTGCTAAATTTGGCCATCAAATCAATACTGCAGCATTGTAAAACAACACTACTTATGTGTGCCCAAATAGTAAACGTGACAAACTGGGGTATATTACTTAGTTAACTGCGTTGCATTGCTGTATTTCAAGGAGAATATTACTTATGATTGCAAAATGACAAAACATTCAAAATTATGCACTATATAGTCGACATGGAGCGGCCTTGGGAGTAAAAATCAGTACATCTCTTTCAAAGTGAAATAAAAGCGGGGATAGAAAAAGATTTATAGATCACGTTCTCCCTTCACTGGTTGGACATTTTGGTATATGCTCCTTAGTATAAACAACATCTCACTTCGCAAATGAACTTGGTGTTAACACTTTTCCTGCAGACGCATACGTAAGATCGTCCGAGTCCCATCACCATGGAAACCAAAATCAGCCTACGAGTTTGTCATGGCAACAACACCTCATCCACGACACTTACTAACGGCgattacaaatacaaaaaaaagactCATTCAAAGTCAGAACAGCAAACTGTAGCCTGCACACAGAATGGTAATTAACCAATCGTAAAACACATATGTGACAGCAGGAAGGCGGATCTCCTAGTTACCGAGCCTTGACATGAATTCCCTACACGAAAGGAGCCTCTACAAGCAGCATTACGCAGTGCGCATGCGCGCAGGAGGCGATGACGCTTCCTTTCCAGTCTCAATGGGGCATTACCGAACTACTAAGAGTGTAAAATAGACATGAATAACTAGTAGTTTGCCTTTCTGATTAAAGCGTCTTTCTTGTACATTTTGATTGCACTGGACACTCTCGAGAAGCTGAGAAAATGGTAAGTTAATTCGTGTGCCGAAACCGAGAGAGAGACTTTGTCGGCTAACGTTACAGCAAGCCGAACAGCTTTTCGCTAGCCATTTCAGATTCTAAAGATAATGTACATATGAGAAACTAACGTCTGTGATAACGCACTGTATATAAacgaatataaattattttagtaATTTATAGTGCGTCAAGGTATTTAGCTCAGTGTTTGTCTTATATGATGTGTATATGTAGGAGAGAGGTCGGTATGTTGGATGTGTCGAATGTGTCAAACTTGTTGTGTCGATAGCTAGCGCAAAACCTGTGCACTCCTTCCCTAGTTTAACCTCGTAGCATAGCTAGCTAAGTAGCCGGTTAGATAAGAGACAACTTTTAGCTCTcgtttacattacatttcacaGCTTCACCGCCTAATACAGTAGTTatagtttttgttttaaatgttttattacatttcagaatttcagTGTACTACAGAGGTATTGTGAACAAAAGCGGAAACGCTGGAGTTCTACCTGTACTCAGTGACTTCACCAGTACacctgtattttatatatatatataatattcttaGT is from Hemibagrus wyckioides isolate EC202008001 linkage group LG07, SWU_Hwy_1.0, whole genome shotgun sequence and encodes:
- the serpine1 gene encoding plasminogen activator inhibitor 1; protein product: MQGLCVLMILTFCGSALGNHLLEQQTDFGLRVFSEAAQSNPHQNLILSPYGISSMLGMAQVGAYGSTLQTLKQHMGYSLQDRGMSRKQRLLQRDLASEEGVEVASAVMVDRKVVLEKLFRRSLLKAFQSVPHQVDFSNPDTALKVINSWMSENTGGMIPNFLQSGVLSDQTRLVLLNALHFHGLWKNPFDPKLTAEGTFHTANGSEVSVPMMRSTQTFNYGEFVSEEGIEYDVIEVPYDGDSLSMLIISSFERDVPLSALTKELCSNKIQEWREQLRKVNRELVIPRFTLDTEVDLKSALNKLGLGEIFSKTADFSRITTEEPLYVSKILQRVKIEVNEEGTKASSAGGVIIYARMAIGEHILNRPFLFLIQHKSTGAVLFTGQVNQP